The Roseicyclus marinus genome has a segment encoding these proteins:
- a CDS encoding type II toxin-antitoxin system HipA family toxin, producing the protein MARIARAGRRTRQSKTAVWYERARVGTLTRATDGAIAFSYDPDWLASEAAFPVASALPLTRLKWQGDPAIAAFDNLLPDAEGELREKIAARVGAQGKDVFSLLSVLGRDCVGALQFLPVDEAPSEQDMQYRIISEEEMVADLKNLAAAPLALSEDEDFRISIAGAQEKTAYLRINGQWAKPRGITPTSHIFKTPMGLIPGPEQIDLSDSVENELFCMTLAGEIGLPVAQVEKLTLPGQVVLSVERFDRVWHGDTLKRLPQEDICQSLGYPSAMKYQRLGGPGVAQIMELLRESDTPIEDRETFFRAQIFFFLIGASDGHAKNFSLRLGRRARFTLAPLYDILSVAAVVRAGRLQRKRYRLAMSIDGHYGIDEIVPRHFEAEGRAAGLPKGRALELLQEMTDRLGPALERALLAVGDQVPAAVSEPIASDATQRAAQMRELL; encoded by the coding sequence ATGGCACGCATCGCCCGCGCGGGCCGCCGCACACGCCAAAGCAAGACCGCCGTCTGGTACGAAAGGGCGCGGGTGGGCACGCTGACCCGCGCGACGGATGGGGCCATCGCCTTCTCCTACGATCCCGACTGGCTCGCGTCCGAGGCCGCTTTTCCGGTCGCCAGCGCCCTGCCGCTGACCAGGCTCAAATGGCAGGGCGATCCCGCTATCGCCGCCTTCGACAACCTCCTGCCCGATGCCGAAGGCGAGCTGCGCGAGAAGATTGCCGCGCGTGTCGGGGCGCAGGGCAAGGATGTGTTCTCTCTGCTGTCCGTGCTGGGGCGCGACTGTGTCGGCGCGCTGCAATTCCTGCCGGTGGACGAGGCCCCATCCGAACAGGACATGCAGTATCGCATCATTTCCGAAGAGGAGATGGTCGCCGACCTGAAGAACCTTGCCGCCGCGCCGCTCGCCCTGAGCGAAGACGAGGATTTCCGGATCTCCATCGCCGGTGCGCAGGAGAAGACGGCCTATCTGCGGATCAATGGCCAATGGGCCAAGCCGCGCGGCATCACGCCGACCAGCCATATCTTCAAGACGCCCATGGGCCTCATTCCCGGCCCCGAGCAGATCGACCTGAGCGACAGCGTCGAGAATGAACTCTTCTGCATGACCCTGGCGGGCGAAATCGGCCTGCCCGTCGCGCAGGTCGAAAAGCTCACATTGCCCGGGCAGGTCGTGCTGTCGGTCGAGCGGTTCGACCGCGTCTGGCACGGCGACACCCTGAAACGCCTGCCGCAAGAGGATATCTGTCAGTCGTTGGGTTACCCTTCTGCCATGAAATACCAGAGGCTCGGCGGCCCCGGCGTCGCGCAGATCATGGAGCTTTTGCGGGAATCCGATACGCCCATCGAGGACCGGGAGACTTTCTTCCGGGCGCAGATCTTCTTCTTCCTGATCGGGGCCTCGGACGGGCACGCCAAGAACTTCAGCCTGCGTCTGGGGCGTCGGGCGCGATTCACCCTCGCGCCCCTCTATGACATCCTGAGCGTCGCCGCGGTCGTCCGCGCCGGACGCTTGCAGCGCAAGCGCTACCGCCTCGCAATGTCGATCGACGGCCATTACGGCATCGACGAGATCGTGCCGCGCCACTTCGAGGCCGAGGGCCGCGCGGCAGGTCTGCCCAAGGGCCGCGCCCTCGAGTTGTTGCAGGAGATGACCGATCGGCTGGGCCCCGCGCTGGAGCGGGCGCTTCTGGCGGTAGGCGATCAGGTCCCGGCGGCGGTCAGCGAGCCGATCGCAAGCGATGCGACGCAGCGGGCGGCGCAGATGCGGGAGCTGCTTTAG
- a CDS encoding alpha/beta hydrolase family protein yields MFKYFPTNYPWNLSVMLSIEMGARMGEIAEMCGPLIAASQAPDAEGTAAFRTTWADMADRLCALADEDRAAGRAISAGDKYLRAANYLLTAERLQPHGAPGRVALYERFLDTFALGLDLTHAAVERVRIPYGDSFLSALFVPARGVTGPQPVLVQVNGLDSTKEMKYFVGLPKWLAERGVASLIVDQPGTGDALRLRGLTARFDSEHWASRIVDWLETRADIDPARIGMEGVSLGGYYCPRAVAFEPRFAMGVVWGANHDWRDVQKRRLEKEGNFPVPHYWAHVCWVWGARDTEDFMRIAEDVHLDGILDRIRVPFLVTHGKHDSQIPLKWAEKTYAELVNSPRRELKIFDERTGGVQHSSFDNSANAGAYIADWVAEVLGGRTA; encoded by the coding sequence ATGTTCAAGTATTTTCCGACCAATTATCCGTGGAACCTTTCGGTCATGCTCTCGATCGAGATGGGCGCGCGCATGGGCGAGATCGCCGAGATGTGCGGCCCCCTGATCGCGGCCTCCCAAGCCCCCGATGCCGAAGGCACCGCAGCCTTCCGCACAACATGGGCCGACATGGCCGACCGGCTCTGCGCCCTGGCCGATGAGGACAGGGCCGCCGGGCGCGCGATCTCTGCGGGCGACAAATACCTGCGCGCGGCCAATTACCTGCTGACGGCCGAACGCCTGCAACCGCATGGCGCGCCGGGGCGGGTGGCGCTCTACGAGCGTTTCCTCGACACCTTCGCCCTGGGGCTCGACCTGACCCATGCCGCCGTCGAACGGGTGCGCATCCCCTATGGCGACAGCTTCCTGTCGGCCCTCTTCGTGCCCGCGCGCGGCGTGACCGGGCCGCAACCCGTGCTGGTGCAGGTCAACGGCCTCGATAGCACGAAGGAGATGAAATATTTCGTGGGCCTGCCCAAATGGCTGGCCGAACGCGGCGTCGCCTCGCTCATCGTCGATCAACCCGGCACGGGCGATGCGCTGCGCCTGCGGGGCCTGACTGCGCGCTTCGACAGCGAACACTGGGCCTCCCGCATCGTCGATTGGCTCGAGACGCGGGCCGATATCGACCCCGCCCGCATCGGGATGGAGGGGGTCAGCCTTGGCGGCTATTACTGCCCCCGCGCCGTGGCCTTCGAGCCGCGCTTTGCCATGGGCGTCGTCTGGGGCGCGAACCATGATTGGCGCGACGTGCAGAAACGGCGGCTGGAAAAGGAGGGGAATTTCCCCGTTCCCCATTACTGGGCCCATGTCTGCTGGGTCTGGGGCGCCAGGGATACCGAGGATTTCATGCGCATCGCCGAGGATGTGCATCTCGACGGCATCCTCGACCGCATCCGGGTGCCCTTCCTTGTGACCCATGGCAAGCATGACAGCCAGATCCCGTTGAAATGGGCGGAAAAAACCTATGCCGAGCTGGTCAACAGCCCCAGGCGCGAACTCAAGATCTTCGATGAACGCACGGGCGGCGTGCAGCATTCGAGCTTCGACAATTCCGCCAATGCCGGGGCCTATATCGCCGATTGGGTGGCCGAGGTGCTGGGCGGGCGCACCGCATGA
- a CDS encoding type II toxin-antitoxin system HipA family toxin: MGRKRAYAPLDVYMNGRRVGQYFRAPDGAFAFTYAAEWLAWENTLPISRALPLRPERYTGPPVIAVFENLLPDSDLIRRRVAERVGADGVDAYSLLARIGRDCVGALQFLPEGEEPGDARALTGEPLSDARIGAMLSDLAQTPLGIRAEQDFRISVAGAQEKTALLFHDGQWVLPTGTTPTTHILKPAIGRLPNGMDLTDSIENEHFCLRLLAGFGLPVARTEIADFERTRALVVERFDRLRARDGRLIRLPQEDCCQALSVPPTRKYQNEGGPGIVEICDLLTGSDEPQRDRADFLKAVILFWLIGATDGHAKNFSIALMPGGRFRMTPIYDVLTVQPSLDAGTLQIKDMKLAMRAGQGRHYRVVDIHGRHFVETALAAGFSREQVTGVFEDIRGRAERAFEGALAEMPPGFPEGLVASVRLGFEQRVARLVAGNDG; encoded by the coding sequence ATGGGGCGCAAGCGCGCCTATGCGCCGCTCGACGTCTACATGAACGGCCGCCGCGTGGGACAATATTTCCGCGCGCCGGACGGGGCCTTCGCCTTCACCTATGCGGCGGAATGGCTGGCCTGGGAGAACACGCTGCCCATCTCGCGCGCCCTGCCCCTGCGGCCCGAGCGCTACACCGGCCCGCCCGTGATCGCGGTTTTCGAGAACCTGCTGCCCGACAGCGACCTGATCCGCCGCCGTGTGGCGGAACGCGTGGGCGCGGATGGTGTGGACGCCTACAGCCTGCTCGCGCGGATCGGGCGCGATTGCGTGGGCGCGCTGCAATTCCTGCCCGAGGGCGAGGAGCCCGGCGATGCCCGCGCGCTGACCGGTGAGCCGTTGAGCGACGCTCGGATTGGCGCCATGCTGAGCGATCTGGCGCAGACCCCGCTTGGCATCCGGGCCGAGCAGGATTTCCGCATCTCCGTCGCCGGCGCACAGGAAAAGACCGCGCTCCTGTTCCACGATGGGCAATGGGTTCTGCCGACCGGCACAACGCCCACGACCCATATCCTTAAGCCCGCCATCGGCCGCCTGCCCAATGGCATGGACCTGACCGACAGCATCGAGAACGAACACTTCTGCCTGCGCCTGCTGGCGGGCTTCGGACTGCCCGTGGCACGGACCGAGATCGCGGATTTCGAAAGGACGCGCGCGCTGGTCGTTGAGCGCTTCGACCGGCTGCGCGCCCGGGACGGTCGCCTGATCCGCCTGCCGCAGGAGGATTGCTGCCAGGCCCTGTCTGTGCCCCCGACCCGCAAGTACCAGAACGAGGGCGGTCCGGGGATCGTGGAAATCTGCGATCTGCTGACCGGCAGCGACGAGCCGCAGCGCGACCGGGCGGATTTCCTGAAGGCCGTGATCCTGTTCTGGCTGATCGGGGCGACGGACGGGCACGCCAAGAACTTCAGCATCGCCCTGATGCCCGGCGGGCGTTTCCGCATGACGCCGATCTACGACGTGCTGACGGTGCAACCCTCGCTCGATGCGGGGACGTTGCAGATCAAGGACATGAAGCTCGCCATGCGCGCCGGCCAAGGGCGGCACTACCGGGTCGTGGACATCCACGGTCGGCACTTCGTGGAGACGGCGCTGGCGGCGGGGTTCTCTCGTGAACAGGTGACGGGGGTGTTCGAGGACATTCGTGGGCGGGCGGAGCGGGCATTTGAAGGGGCATTGGCGGAGATGCCGCCGGGGTTTCCCGAGGGGCTGGTGGCCTCAGTCAGGCTGGGGTTCGAGCAGAGGGTGGCGCGATTGGTCGCGGGAAATGACGGATGA
- a CDS encoding helix-turn-helix domain-containing protein: protein MDQIARTTKDLGQTLRAARKAKGLTQAELAARAGVWQRTVSNIETGASGAKAETIFDLLAALDLELRIVPRSKMTPRDLEDIF from the coding sequence ATGGATCAGATCGCCCGCACCACCAAGGACCTCGGCCAGACCCTGCGCGCCGCCCGCAAGGCCAAAGGCCTGACGCAGGCCGAGCTTGCCGCCCGCGCGGGCGTCTGGCAGCGCACAGTGTCCAACATCGAGACCGGCGCCAGCGGCGCCAAGGCGGAGACGATCTTCGACCTGCTGGCAGCGCTCGACCTCGAACTGCGGATCGTGCCGCGCAGCAAGATGACCCCGCGTGATCTCGAGGACATCTTCTGA
- a CDS encoding LysR family transcriptional regulator — protein sequence MRFKKLDLNLLVALDHLVTLKSVSLAAEKMFMSQSAMSNALNRLRQYFDDPLLVQVGKRMEVTPRAEAMHPAIREILVRIEATIDTHPEFDPTQSSRTFNVLVSDYSLRVLIPLVLAEMERQDARVRLNLLTQSSTPHMMLERGDADLLISPDLFISPEHPSQLLFEDRYVVIACAHGPHAGARMDLARYSTARHAVMLPPNTSGMSAPVEDRYLKQLGVTRQVDMTTFSFLSLPYLVAGTSRIATVHSYLADHTMADAGIVHFPLPFDMPPFRQMMQWHSYRDQDPGIGWIRNLFARAGAQLTKY from the coding sequence ATGCGATTCAAGAAACTCGATCTGAACCTTCTGGTGGCGCTCGATCATCTGGTGACGCTGAAATCGGTCAGCCTTGCCGCCGAAAAGATGTTCATGAGCCAATCGGCCATGTCCAATGCGCTCAACCGCCTGCGGCAGTATTTCGACGATCCGCTTCTGGTGCAGGTCGGCAAACGGATGGAGGTGACACCGCGCGCCGAGGCGATGCATCCCGCCATCCGCGAGATCCTCGTGCGGATCGAGGCGACGATCGACACCCATCCCGAATTCGACCCCACCCAATCCAGCCGCACCTTCAACGTTCTGGTCTCCGACTATTCGCTGCGGGTGCTGATCCCGCTCGTTCTGGCCGAGATGGAACGCCAGGACGCGCGGGTGCGGCTGAACCTTCTGACGCAAAGCAGCACGCCGCACATGATGCTCGAACGCGGCGATGCCGATCTGTTGATCAGCCCCGACCTGTTCATCTCGCCCGAACATCCCTCGCAGCTTCTGTTCGAGGATCGCTATGTCGTCATCGCCTGCGCCCATGGTCCCCATGCGGGCGCCCGGATGGATCTCGCGCGCTACAGCACGGCCCGGCACGCCGTCATGCTGCCCCCCAACACCAGCGGCATGTCCGCCCCCGTCGAAGACCGCTACCTCAAGCAACTGGGCGTCACGCGGCAGGTGGACATGACGACCTTTTCCTTCCTCTCCTTGCCCTATCTCGTGGCCGGAACCAGCCGCATCGCGACGGTTCACAGCTATCTGGCCGATCACACGATGGCCGACGCCGGGATCGTGCACTTCCCCTTGCCCTTCGACATGCCGCCCTTCCGGCAGATGATGCAGTGGCACAGCTACCGCGATCAGGACCCCGGCATCGGCTGGATCCGGAACCTCTTTGCCAGGGCCGGGGCGCAGCTGACCAAGTATTGA
- a CDS encoding helix-turn-helix domain-containing protein yields MDTLPAYPIRSLRQAGAVLKARRAARKISQKQLGEMTGTAQSTISDIENGVVSVSLDVYLRLLEALGAELSATDRIADPGRP; encoded by the coding sequence ATGGACACCTTGCCCGCATACCCCATCCGAAGCCTCCGCCAAGCCGGGGCCGTGCTGAAGGCGCGGCGCGCGGCGCGGAAGATCAGCCAGAAGCAGCTTGGCGAGATGACGGGCACAGCGCAATCCACCATTTCCGACATCGAGAACGGAGTCGTTTCCGTCAGCCTCGATGTCTATCTGCGTCTTCTCGAGGCCCTCGGCGCGGAACTGTCCGCGACGGATCGTATAGCCGACCCTGGGCGGCCATAA
- a CDS encoding Rieske (2Fe-2S) protein, with product MTLLCRLEDIPEGGARGVLPNARGRDGVVLLRRGGRVYAYVNNCPHYDRAPLGWRKDAFLNGDGTRILCAAHGALFRIEDGVCEIGPCLGQALTPVPVRIEGGAVWLDAPP from the coding sequence ATGACGCTGCTCTGCCGGCTCGAGGATATCCCCGAGGGCGGCGCGCGCGGCGTGCTGCCCAATGCACGCGGGCGCGATGGCGTGGTGCTGTTGCGCCGGGGCGGGCGGGTCTATGCCTATGTCAACAACTGCCCCCATTATGACCGTGCGCCGCTTGGCTGGCGCAAGGATGCGTTTCTGAACGGGGATGGCACGCGCATCCTGTGCGCGGCGCATGGGGCGTTGTTCCGGATCGAGGATGGGGTGTGCGAGATCGGCCCCTGCCTTGGGCAGGCGTTGACGCCGGTGCCCGTGCGGATCGAGGGCGGCGCGGTCTGGCTGGATGCGCCGCCCTGA
- a CDS encoding NAD-dependent epimerase/dehydratase family protein, with protein sequence MRVVITGAGGFLGRRIAHLLAADPRVTALRLVDHADLPDLPGAECLTGDLAHPDLTARAIMGADAVIHLAAIPGGAAEADPSLAHRVNIDATMALMGALRGRGVRFVFASTVAVLGDALPPVVDDDTPPAPRLIYGAQKAMIETWLSTLARRGDLDGVALRPAGIVARDGTDAGLKTAFLSRVFHALRRGEDITLPVSPDGTTWLASVENVARNFVHAAFVADLGPRRVLTLPALTLRFDALVAALQAEFPDSAARVTHAPDPAIMAAFGRQPPLLTPAAEALGFARDADARALVRAAF encoded by the coding sequence ATGCGGGTCGTCATCACCGGGGCGGGCGGCTTTCTGGGCAGGCGGATCGCGCATCTGCTGGCTGCCGATCCGCGTGTCACGGCGCTCCGCCTTGTCGATCACGCGGACCTGCCCGACCTGCCGGGGGCCGAGTGTCTGACCGGCGATCTGGCCCATCCCGATCTCACCGCCCGGGCCATCATGGGCGCCGATGCCGTGATCCACCTGGCCGCCATTCCCGGCGGCGCGGCCGAAGCCGACCCGTCCCTTGCCCATCGCGTGAACATCGACGCCACGATGGCGCTGATGGGCGCGCTCCGGGGCAGGGGGGTGCGCTTTGTCTTCGCCTCCACCGTTGCGGTGCTGGGTGACGCCCTGCCGCCCGTGGTCGATGATGATACGCCCCCCGCCCCCCGCCTGATCTATGGCGCGCAAAAGGCGATGATCGAGACCTGGCTTTCGACGCTCGCGCGGCGCGGCGATCTTGACGGCGTGGCGCTGCGCCCGGCGGGGATCGTGGCGCGCGACGGGACGGATGCGGGGCTCAAGACCGCCTTCCTCAGCCGCGTCTTTCACGCCCTCCGGCGGGGGGAGGATATCACTTTGCCCGTGTCCCCCGATGGCACGACATGGCTCGCCTCGGTCGAGAACGTGGCGCGGAACTTCGTTCATGCCGCCTTCGTGGCCGACCTCGGGCCGCGCCGGGTGTTGACCCTGCCCGCGCTCACCTTGCGCTTCGATGCGCTGGTCGCAGCCCTTCAGGCCGAATTCCCGGACAGCGCCGCGCGCGTCACCCATGCGCCCGATCCCGCGATCATGGCAGCCTTCGGCCGCCAGCCCCCGCTTCTGACCCCAGCCGCCGAGGCGCTGGGCTTTGCCCGCGATGCCGACGCCCGCGCGCTGGTGCGCGCCGCCTTCTGA
- a CDS encoding fumarylacetoacetate hydrolase family protein, producing MMRLATLPDGTPDGRLHIVSRDNARCAPAEAAHTLQAALEGWDSLRPLLAAEYDTLNQGGGAPFDPATAMAPLPRAWAWLDGSAFDNHGLLMDEAFGVKAEKIPGKPLMYQGISDRFLAPAADVPLPSEGDGIDFEGEFGVLTSAVPMGTTDTLPKIALLVQINDWSLRKLGAAEMKTRFGWIQAKPACAMAPVALTPDELGPAWAGGRIHLPLQVAWNGATFGNPHGGEMSVGFDALVAHAAYSRHLPAGTVIGSGTVSNAAYRSVGSACIAERRAIEMLDHGDAQTPFLSFGDRVRMECRAADGGPLFGAIDQRVIPA from the coding sequence ATGATGCGCCTTGCGACCCTGCCCGATGGAACGCCCGATGGACGCCTCCATATCGTCAGCCGCGACAATGCCCGCTGCGCCCCCGCTGAGGCCGCCCACACCCTGCAAGCCGCGCTCGAAGGCTGGGACAGCCTGCGCCCCCTGCTCGCGGCGGAATACGATACCCTCAACCAGGGCGGCGGTGCGCCTTTCGATCCCGCCACGGCCATGGCCCCGCTGCCCCGCGCCTGGGCCTGGCTCGACGGCTCGGCCTTCGACAATCACGGCCTCCTGATGGACGAGGCCTTCGGCGTCAAGGCCGAGAAGATCCCGGGCAAGCCCCTGATGTATCAAGGGATTTCCGACCGCTTCCTTGCGCCCGCCGCCGATGTCCCCCTGCCGTCCGAGGGGGACGGGATCGATTTCGAAGGGGAATTCGGCGTGCTGACCAGCGCCGTCCCGATGGGCACGACCGACACCCTGCCGAAAATCGCGCTTCTGGTGCAGATCAACGACTGGTCGCTGCGCAAGCTGGGTGCGGCCGAGATGAAGACGCGCTTTGGCTGGATACAGGCCAAGCCCGCCTGCGCCATGGCCCCCGTGGCCCTGACCCCCGATGAGCTTGGCCCCGCCTGGGCCGGGGGGCGCATCCACCTGCCCCTGCAGGTCGCTTGGAACGGTGCGACCTTTGGCAACCCTCACGGGGGCGAGATGTCGGTGGGCTTTGACGCGCTTGTGGCCCATGCCGCCTATTCCCGCCACCTGCCCGCCGGCACGGTGATCGGCTCCGGCACGGTGTCGAATGCCGCCTATCGCAGCGTCGGGTCGGCCTGCATCGCCGAACGCCGCGCGATCGAGATGCTCGATCATGGCGATGCGCAGACCCCCTTCCTGTCCTTCGGTGACCGGGTGCGGATGGAATGCCGCGCCGCCGATGGTGGCCCGCTCTTCGGGGCCATCGACCAAAGGGTGATCCCCGCCTGA
- a CDS encoding SMP-30/gluconolactonase/LRE family protein codes for MNPLDGFRVDPATLGFLGEGLERPECILAERDGTLWVADGRGGVTRIDPDGAQALILQGEANTATGFHDRLVAAEGSLPNGLCFDQDGTILIANWGTERLERMTRDGRTEVLLDQIDGQRIGKANFVARDAAGRLWLTVTTRMQPWTDHVRSLSRDGYIAVIDGRGARIVADGLCGTNELRFDPTGEWLYVAETTARHITRFRVDGDRLSGREVYGPSNVGGFCDGIAFDAHGNLWTTLVMADRLVAITPKGDLHTILDLGGDPAALAALDAAWAEARLTPEIMQATGGTLCRWMASLTFGGPDLKTVYLGSLQGKSIPFFRSPVAGLALPGW; via the coding sequence ATGAATCCGCTCGATGGATTCCGGGTCGACCCCGCCACGCTCGGCTTCCTGGGCGAGGGGCTCGAGCGGCCCGAATGCATCCTGGCCGAGCGGGACGGCACGCTTTGGGTCGCCGATGGGCGGGGCGGGGTCACGCGCATCGACCCCGACGGGGCGCAGGCGCTGATCCTGCAGGGCGAGGCCAACACGGCCACGGGCTTCCATGACCGCCTGGTCGCGGCCGAGGGCAGCCTGCCCAACGGCCTCTGCTTCGACCAGGACGGCACGATCCTCATCGCCAATTGGGGCACCGAGCGGCTGGAGCGGATGACCCGCGATGGCCGGACCGAGGTGTTGCTCGACCAGATCGACGGGCAGCGCATCGGCAAGGCCAATTTCGTCGCCCGCGACGCGGCAGGGCGGCTGTGGCTGACCGTCACCACCCGCATGCAGCCCTGGACCGACCATGTGCGCAGCCTGTCGCGCGACGGCTATATCGCGGTGATCGACGGGCGCGGCGCGCGGATCGTCGCCGACGGGCTCTGCGGCACGAACGAGCTGCGCTTCGATCCCACGGGGGAGTGGCTCTATGTCGCCGAAACCACCGCCCGCCACATCACCCGCTTCCGCGTCGATGGCGACCGGTTGTCGGGGCGCGAGGTCTATGGCCCCTCGAATGTCGGCGGGTTCTGCGACGGGATCGCCTTTGACGCCCATGGCAATCTCTGGACGACGCTCGTGATGGCCGACCGGCTGGTGGCGATCACGCCCAAGGGCGATCTCCACACGATCCTTGATCTGGGGGGCGATCCCGCAGCCTTGGCCGCACTTGACGCCGCATGGGCCGAGGCGCGGCTGACGCCCGAGATCATGCAGGCCACAGGCGGCACGCTCTGCCGCTGGATGGCCTCGCTCACCTTCGGGGGCCCGGATCTGAAAACCGTCTATCTCGGCTCGCTTCAGGGCAAAAGCATCCCGTTTTTCCGGTCGCCCGTGGCCGGGCTTGCCCTTCCGGGATGGTAG
- a CDS encoding helix-turn-helix domain-containing protein yields MRHHRKLTEEERRQIIEARAEGTSAAVLAHRFGVSPRTIYNTLSRAKGTRPRPTKTISMRLSARQLAGFQAALVRRGITDQPAALRRLMEAADILLRPVDQVVLDHLQAWGAQVATEGAAVNHIARKLNEAKLRGRPLPFTEDDMTMIRTFAGGLVEFAEAFRSLWEAQLAAKTREVDKALEGLAADAPEP; encoded by the coding sequence ATGCGCCACCATCGCAAACTGACCGAGGAAGAACGCCGCCAGATCATCGAGGCCCGCGCTGAGGGCACATCAGCCGCCGTTCTGGCCCACCGCTTCGGCGTCTCGCCCCGAACGATCTACAACACGCTGAGCCGGGCCAAAGGCACGCGCCCTCGCCCCACCAAGACGATCAGCATGCGCCTGAGCGCGCGCCAACTTGCGGGGTTTCAGGCCGCATTGGTGCGTCGCGGCATCACCGACCAACCCGCCGCCCTGCGACGTCTGATGGAAGCGGCCGACATCCTGCTGCGCCCAGTGGATCAGGTTGTGCTCGACCACCTGCAAGCCTGGGGCGCGCAAGTCGCCACCGAAGGCGCTGCCGTCAACCACATTGCCCGCAAGCTGAACGAGGCAAAACTGCGCGGCCGCCCGCTGCCCTTCACCGAAGACGACATGACCATGATCCGCACCTTCGCCGGGGGTCTGGTCGAATTCGCCGAGGCGTTTCGCAGTCTGTGGGAGGCACAGCTGGCCGCGAAAACGCGCGAGGTCGACAAGGCGTTGGAGGGGTTGGCCGCAGATGCTCCGGAGCCCTAA
- a CDS encoding VOC family protein, which produces MRIIGPDELIFGVDNIEACRAFLSDYGLSESAPDCFEALDRTAVILRDRNDPALPPPLPTATRLRETIWGVEDQATLDAIAAELSKDREVTVDADGRLHTVDDGGFRIGFQVTRRIVLDLPPERINSPGAAPGRAPNEIGANEDAPARPRTLSHIVFFVPDMDRMANFYIDRLGFVVTDKFTNTGPFLRPQANDDHHVLFMIQTPEYMQGLEHLAFHMQGPTELMLAGSRMVKKGYESFWGPGRHKFGSNWFWYFNSPLGTHVEYDADMDKHDGDWTLREVPMSKEAAQMFLFENVAKWAPGGPPPGKG; this is translated from the coding sequence ATGCGGATCATAGGGCCGGACGAACTGATCTTTGGCGTGGACAATATCGAGGCCTGCCGTGCCTTTCTGAGCGATTACGGGCTGAGCGAAAGCGCGCCGGATTGTTTCGAGGCGCTGGATCGCACCGCCGTCATCCTGCGCGACAGGAATGACCCCGCGCTGCCCCCGCCCTTGCCCACGGCCACGCGGCTGCGCGAAACGATCTGGGGGGTGGAGGATCAGGCCACGCTTGATGCCATCGCCGCCGAATTGTCGAAGGACCGCGAGGTGACGGTGGATGCCGACGGGCGGCTGCATACCGTGGATGACGGCGGGTTTCGCATCGGCTTTCAGGTGACGCGGCGCATCGTGCTGGACCTGCCGCCCGAGCGGATCAATTCGCCCGGTGCCGCACCGGGGCGCGCCCCCAACGAGATCGGCGCGAACGAGGATGCCCCCGCCCGTCCCCGCACGCTGAGCCATATCGTGTTTTTCGTGCCCGACATGGACAGGATGGCCAATTTCTACATCGACCGGCTGGGCTTCGTCGTCACCGACAAGTTCACCAATACCGGCCCCTTCCTGCGTCCGCAGGCCAATGACGACCACCACGTCCTGTTCATGATCCAGACGCCCGAATACATGCAGGGGCTGGAGCATCTGGCCTTTCACATGCAAGGACCGACCGAGCTGATGCTGGCGGGCAGCCGCATGGTGAAGAAGGGATACGAAAGCTTCTGGGGGCCGGGGCGGCACAAGTTCGGGTCGAACTGGTTTTGGTATTTCAACTCTCCGCTCGGGACCCATGTCGAATACGACGCCGACATGGACAAGCATGACGGCGACTGGACCCTGCGCGAAGTACCGATGTCCAAGGAGGCCGCCCAGATGTTCCTGTTCGAGAATGTCGCCAAATGGGCACCCGGCGGCCCGCCCCCCGGCAAGGGATGA